DNA from Methylobacterium currus:
CGAGGGCGCCCTCCGTGACCATGGCCCGGCCGATGCGGCCGGCGATGGGCGCGCGCACGGTGGCATGGTCGAGGTCGATCCAGGCGCGGGCGAGCTGCGCCTTGGCGCTCGCGACGTCGGCCTCGGCTTGGCGCAGGGCGGCGGTCGCGGTGTCCTGCTGGGCGGCGCTCGCCGCCTGTCGCTCCAACAACGTCTCGGTGCGCTCCGACTGGCGCCGCGCCTGGAGCTTGGTCGCCTCGGCGCGGGCGAGTGCGGCGGCCTTGGCGTCGACCTCGGCCCGGTAGACGGCGGGGTCGATGCGGAACAGGACATCGCCCTTCCGGACCAAGCTGCCTTCCTCGAATGTACGCTCCTGGATGATGCCGGCGACCTGGGCCCGGACCTCGGCGACCCGCGTCGAGGCGAGGCGGCCCGGCAGGTCGACGGTCTGCGGTACCCTGACGGCCTCCGCCACGGCCGTCGAGACTGCCAAGGGGCGATCATCGGAGGTAGGCGCGGCAGGGGTATCCGCAACCGGCTTGCAGGCCGTCGAGGCAAGAACGACCAGGCCGACCACGGCCAGGGCGCCCGGGCGCCAGCCGCCGCTATTCGTCACCATGAGGGATGTGCTGGTCTGCAGCCGGGCAGGAACGGCCCTCGAACGAACCGGTGCCACCGATCCACCACGGTGACCCGATGCGCCCGACGCGAAGGACGCAGGCGCATCGGTCCGAACGAGCGGGGACGGAATGGTCTTGCCCGACATCGCAGGCGCGTCACCAGCACAGGGCATGATTGATCCAGGCCGACGGCTTGCAGAAGATGGAAAGCTTGCCGGTTGGCGATGCGAGGCCGCCTCGGCAGCTTCTCGTTGTCGTCTGGTCGAAGGAGATCCCCGTCGTGCGGCCCGCCCCGCGGCAGAGGTGGTCGGTCGCCAGGCCGCAATCGGACGACGTTCCGTCGGCGCTTCTAGGACAAGGGGCTTTCGAGAGGACCAGGACCGGCCCGAACGAAGGCGTTCCGGTCGTCGATGCATCGAGCGATGCGAGCAGGGCCGACCACGAGCGCTCGAGCGCATCCAGCGGGCCACCCCTGGCCCGGCCATCCATGGATGCCGAGCCGGCGGATCCGGTCGACATCGCGGTCGCCGCGGACGGTCCGAAACCCGCCGCGGCCAGGACGAGGCATGTCATGATCGAACGGGCGCTTGGTTTGGGAAGCCGTATCATCGGTACTCCTTGGGACAGCGCATTTCGGTCGATGCGATGGAAGGCACGTTGCGCGTCTCGACCGTTGCCGGCGCCATGCGCGGCTTGGATGCCGCGCCGCCACCATCGCGTAGGCCGTCTTCCGGCGAGGGGCGGGAGCCGTCGGATCATCGCCATCCCGATGTCGGCAAAGGCAGGAACCGGGCGGCGGAAAGACTCAGTCGTGCCAGGGGTCGTACGGGTGCGGTTCCCAGAAGGGCTCCTCGTATTCCCGCATGACGAGCGGTCGATGATAGACACGCTCGCAATGCGGCGGGTCGTATTCCGGCGCGTAATCGTAGCCCTCGCCATAGACCGGCTCCGCCCGGGCGGCGGCTCCCGCGAGGGCACCCACCGCGAGGCCGCCGACGAGGCCTGCCGCGAACGCTTCCCCCCGACCGCGGGCCTGGGCGCCGGGGACCGCGGACGAGAACGCGATCAGCGAGGCCGCGAGGACGATGATGGTCTTGGACATGGTGTGGCACCTCAGGCGCGGGGAAAACCTGAGGTGACCTTAGCGGCGGAGGTTGCCGCAGCATTACGCGCCGCCATCACCATCGATGGCGGTGGTCATGCATCGGCGCCCCGGAAGGTCAGCACGACCGTCAACCCGCCGCCGGGCGTCTCCTCCATCGCGACGCGTCCGCCGTGCAGGGCCATGACCTGCGCGACGAGGGCGAGCCCGAGGCCCGTCCCGCCACTCGCCTCGCCACGAACGAACGGTCGCAGCATCTCCGCCCGGTCGCGAGCCTCGACCCCCCCGCCGTGGTCGATGACGCGAACGGTGCCGGGCGCGCGAACGTCGACCAGGATGCTCCTGTCCGCATGGGCGTGCTGAAGCGCGTTGCGGACGAGATTGCCGACGGCCATGCCCGCGGCCGTGTCCGAACCGGTGACGAGGACGGCCTCGCCCTGCGAGGAGAACGCGATGTCCACCCCGGCCGCGAGCGCCGCGGGGACATGCTCCGCGGTCGTGGCGCGAACCGTCGCCACGAGGTCGAACCTGCGCATCTCCGGACTGTTCGAGGACAGCCGCGCGATCTGGAGCAGCATCGTGACGGTGGACGACAGCGACTGGATATCCGCCACGAGCGCCCGGCGCAGGTGCGGGTCGTCCACCCGCTCCAGGCCGGTCCGGACCCGGGTCAGCGGGGTTCGGAGCTCGTGGGCCGCGTTCGACAGGAACCGGCGTTGCGTGGCCGAGGCCACGTCGATGCGCTCCAGCGCTCGATTGAAGGCGGCCACCATCGGGACGAGCTCCCGCGGGGCCTCGCCCAACGGCAGGCGAATGCCGTCGGACCCGCCGTCGATACGCTCCGCCGAGCGCGAGACCCGGCGTACGGGTCGGGCGATCAGGGCGGGGACGGTGACGAGGGCGACCAGGATGGTCGCGACGACCACGGCCAGTATGGGGATGGCCGTGTAGTTCACGTCGCGCAGGCTGGTCAGCGCGGCTTGCGTGGGGGTGTAGGCGGCGCCGCCGACCTGAATCCGTACGAATTCCCCTCCGAGCCTCGTCACCACGGTCGCGTTGGTCAGGCGCAGCGCATCGCCGCTTTCCGGGAAGTCCGACGCATCGGGAGCCGCGACGTCGCCGTCCCTGACCGATACGGGCACGGCGCCGTAATGCAACGTCCCTCCCTTGGTCGTCACGACGTACCAGAGGTCGGGGAAGGACCGCTTGATCCCATCAAGGTCGCCCGTCGACGACACGACCGGCGCCCCATCCCCGTCGCGCGAAAGAGCCCCCTTGATCGCCCTCGCCGCATCATACTGCGCGAGGAGGCCATCGTCGCCCTGGAGGGCGATGACCAGCGTCCAGGTGCACAGGATGGTGACGGCGACGACCAGGCTGAGCAGGACGGCGGCGAGCCGGGCGATGGAGGGCTGCCAGCGTGGCATCAACCGGCTTCCATCATGTAGCCCAGGCCTCGGAGCGCCTTGATCGCCACGGAGCAGTCGGCGGCCCGCAACCGCTTGCGCAGGCGCGAGATGTGGGCGTCGAGGGCATTGGACTGGATCTCGTCGTCGAAGCCGTAGGCCGCGGCTTCGAGCACCTCCCGCATGGCGACCTGCCCGGCCCGGCGGATGAGGGCTTCGAGCAACGCGAGTTCCCGGCGCGGGACCGGGACGGGGCGACCGTCGATGCTGACCGAGCGTGCGGCCGTGTCGAAAGACAGGTTGCCGGCCCTCAGCGTACCCTTCCTGTCGACCTGGAGCCGACGGATCACGGCCCTGGCGCGGGCGACGAGCTCCACCGGCTCGAACGGCTTCGGCACGTAGTCGTCGGCCCCTGCGTCGAGCGCCCGCGCGATCTCGACCGGGTCGTCGAACGCGGTCAGCATCAGCACCCCCGGCCGTGGCCTGAGCTGCGCCAGGCGCGAGATCAGGGTGATGCCGTCGCCGTCCGGCAGCCGGCGGTCCAGCACGACGAGGTCGAACGGCTGGACGCTGACGGCGGCCAGCGCCTCGTCGAGGTTGTCGACGACGTCGGCGTGCCCGAGGGCGTCCGAGAGCGTGGTCTTGAGCCACGCGCTCAGCTGCGGGTCATCCTCTACAACCAGGATGCGCAAGACGGTTGGACCTCCAGGGAACGATGGCGGCAGGACGGGGCCGGCCGAAGCGGGTCGTCAAGCCGCCTTGCGGACAAGACGGGCATAGGCGCCGCTGCGGTCCAGCAGCTCGTCGTGCGTCCCGTGCTCGACCACCGCCCCCCGGTCGAGCACGATGATCTGGTCCGCCCGGCGTACGGTCGAGAGCCGGTGCGCGATGGTGATGGTCGTGCGGGTCCTGCCGGGCCGGTCGAGGGCACGGGTCATCGCCAGCTCCGTCGCAGTGTCGAGCGCGCTCGTCGCCTCGTCGAGCAGCAGGACCTGCGGATCGCGCAGGAGGGTGCGGGCGAGGGACAGGCGCTGCTTCTCGCCGCCGGAGAAGCGGTGTCCCCGCTCGCCGACCACGGTGTCGTACCCGTCGGGCAGGGCCGCGAGCAGGTCGTGCACCTGCGCGGTCCGGGCGGCCGCGTACAAGTCATCGTCGCTGGCGTCGGGCCGGGCGAAGCGCAGGTTCTCCGCGACGCTGGCATGGAGCAGGTAGGGGTCCTGCGTGACCACCCCCAGGATGTCGGTGAGCGAATGCCGGCTCAGGTCGCGCACGTCGACGCCGTCGTAGAGCACGGCGCCGGCATCCACGTCGTAGAGGCGGGCGAGCAGGTAGCCGAGCGTGGACTTGCCCGATCCGGTGGCGCCCACGATGGCGGTGTGCGAGCCCGCCGGGATGTCGATGGTGACGCCGCGGATGGTGGCCGGTCCTGCCCGGTCGTAGGAAAACGCCACGCGCTCCAGCCGGACGTGGCCCGCGACCGTGGCAGGGTCGAGCGTGACGGGATCGGGCCGTTCGGTGATGCCCACGGGCTCGTCGAGGTACTCGAAGATGCGGGCGAACAGGGCCCGGGTCTTCCTGACCTCCACGCCGGAGCGCAGCACCTCTTCGAGCGGGAACAGGAGCTGCTCCTGCAGGGCGATCATGGCGACGAGCGTGCCGACGGTCATGGCGGTGCCCG
Protein-coding regions in this window:
- a CDS encoding response regulator transcription factor; translation: MRILVVEDDPQLSAWLKTTLSDALGHADVVDNLDEALAAVSVQPFDLVVLDRRLPDGDGITLISRLAQLRPRPGVLMLTAFDDPVEIARALDAGADDYVPKPFEPVELVARARAVIRRLQVDRKGTLRAGNLSFDTAARSVSIDGRPVPVPRRELALLEALIRRAGQVAMREVLEAAAYGFDDEIQSNALDAHISRLRKRLRAADCSVAIKALRGLGYMMEAG
- a CDS encoding efflux RND transporter periplasmic adaptor subunit codes for the protein MVTNSGGWRPGALAVVGLVVLASTACKPVADTPAAPTSDDRPLAVSTAVAEAVRVPQTVDLPGRLASTRVAEVRAQVAGIIQERTFEEGSLVRKGDVLFRIDPAVYRAEVDAKAAALARAEATKLQARRQSERTETLLERQAASAAQQDTATAALRQAEADVASAKAQLARAWIDLDHATVRAPIAGRIGRAMVTEGALVSQGEATKLALIQQVDPIFADFNAPAADPSRLGSGREETKVHLVLPDGSLHADAGRLLFTDVSVDPGTGQVSMRATFPNPTVALLPGTFVRVRVEQGSLSGAVVVPAQAIQRSSAGSAQIFVIGEDRKAALRPVRAGALTDAGWIVEDGLKAGETVVVEGFQRIQPGMAVNPMPWHGARTAAASAKP
- a CDS encoding sensor histidine kinase, coding for MPRWQPSIARLAAVLLSLVVAVTILCTWTLVIALQGDDGLLAQYDAARAIKGALSRDGDGAPVVSSTGDLDGIKRSFPDLWYVVTTKGGTLHYGAVPVSVRDGDVAAPDASDFPESGDALRLTNATVVTRLGGEFVRIQVGGAAYTPTQAALTSLRDVNYTAIPILAVVVATILVALVTVPALIARPVRRVSRSAERIDGGSDGIRLPLGEAPRELVPMVAAFNRALERIDVASATQRRFLSNAAHELRTPLTRVRTGLERVDDPHLRRALVADIQSLSSTVTMLLQIARLSSNSPEMRRFDLVATVRATTAEHVPAALAAGVDIAFSSQGEAVLVTGSDTAAGMAVGNLVRNALQHAHADRSILVDVRAPGTVRVIDHGGGVEARDRAEMLRPFVRGEASGGTGLGLALVAQVMALHGGRVAMEETPGGGLTVVLTFRGADA
- a CDS encoding ABC transporter ATP-binding protein; translated protein: MNGFAPEGADDTAYEDLATAHVSVARILGLFRPYRGRIALILFLIALASAAGLAAPFLLRAIIDEALPKGDIALLATLSGSLVALAAVGAGISVLQVLVTAKVGQAIMHDLRVAVYAHLQSLSLRFFTATRAGDIQSRIANDIGALQALVTHTAGEATRNASTVVMTAAAMLLLDWRLALLSFLVLPLATWISDRVGRKREEFTYEQQGRIAEMSSAVQESLSLSGIVLARTMGRTAHLTQLFARSSREVATLEVRSHTAGQWQWSVIDLVLQAMPALTLLLGGWLMASGTAMTVGTLVAMIALQEQLLFPLEEVLRSGVEVRKTRALFARIFEYLDEPVGITERPDPVTLDPATVAGHVRLERVAFSYDRAGPATIRGVTIDIPAGSHTAIVGATGSGKSTLGYLLARLYDVDAGAVLYDGVDVRDLSRHSLTDILGVVTQDPYLLHASVAENLRFARPDASDDDLYAAARTAQVHDLLAALPDGYDTVVGERGHRFSGGEKQRLSLARTLLRDPQVLLLDEATSALDTATELAMTRALDRPGRTRTTITIAHRLSTVRRADQIIVLDRGAVVEHGTHDELLDRSGAYARLVRKAA